The Dethiosulfovibrio peptidovorans DSM 11002 nucleotide sequence CAGTGCCATACTCTCCATGGTTCGATAAAAACTTGAGAAGAAAGCGGCGGTGTTTTCATGATCCCCTATGGGCATCAATATATAGACGAAAAGGATATAGAGGCTGTCTGCGCGGTTCTCAGAGGAGACTGGCTGACCCAGGGCCCCACTGTGGAGTCCTTCGAAAAGGCCCTGGCGGCCAAGGTCGGGTGTAGATACGCCGTTACCTTCAGCAACGGCACCTCCGCATTGCACGGAGCAATGTTCGCCGCCGGAGTGGAGAAGGGAGACGAGGTTATTACGTCTCCCATGACCTTTGCCGCCACCTCCAACTCGGCTCTTTATCAGGGAGGGGTTCCAGTTTTCGCCGATATAGACGAGAGAACCGGATGTCTCGATCCCGAAAAGGCCATGGAAAAGCTGTCTCACAGGACGAAGGTTATAGCCCCGATAAGCTATAGCGGCTATCCGGTGAAGTTGAGTCCCTTTCTGGAGATGGCCCGTTCCGTAGGGGCTCTCGTCGTGGAGGACGGCTGCCATGCCTTGGGCGCTAGTAGAGATGGCTTTATGGTGGGGCAGGAAGCGGATATGACGGTTTTCAGCTTTCATCCCGTAAAGCACATAACCACAGGAGAGGGGGGAGCGGTCGTCACAAACGACGAAGAGCTGGCCCGAAAGCTCAGGCTTTTCCGCTCCCACGGAATAACCAAGGATCCCGACGAGATGGAGAACGCCGATGGACCGTGGTCCAACGAGATGATCGATCTGGGCTACAACTACAGGCTTACCGATCTTCAGTGCGCTCTGGGGTTGAGCCAGCTTGAGAAACTGGACGACTTCGTCTCCTATCGCAGGGCGGTGGCCGGACGATACGACGAGGTACTCGCCGAGCTTCCAGGGGCGGTGATACCGGCCGGGCATCCCGGTCATGGATACCATCTCTACGCCTTCAGGGTTCCAGCGGATATCAGGAAAAAGCTCTTTTTGGATCTAAGGGATGAGGGCATATGGGTCCAGGTGCACTATCCTCCGGTTCACCTTCACCCTTATTATAGAAAGAGTTTCGGCTATAAAATCGGGGATTTTCCCGTGGCCGAGAGATTTTATTCCATGGAGGTATCCCTTCCAATATATGTGGGCCTTTCCGAGTCGGATCAGGGTTTGGTCATGAGGAAAATCGAGGATATGTTGAAAAATCCGTAGCAACGGTTCGACTACTGGTATAATGATAAAGTGGTTTTCTTAAGGCTTGCGGGCCTTTTCAAAGATCGAAAGAGGTGTCTCATGGAGAAGATCGTGCTCGACGGGGTCCCCTTGACCCTAGATGAAGATGGCAACGTTCAGGTTTACGAGAGAATATCGTCTATTTTAACCGATCAAAACCGGGTGATAGCCTCCGTGGCCGTGGACGGCGTGGAGATGTCTCCCGAGGCCTTCGTCTCTCTTGAGGGGGGAACCTCGGTGGAGTTCGTCTCCATGGACGTGAGAGAGCTGGTCGTCCAGACGTTGGGAACCGCCGGAGAATACGTCGTCAACGTTCGAAAAGGCGCTCTCTCCGTGGCGGATATGCTGGAATCGGAGAAGGTCGAACAGGCCATGAATCTGTCGGTTCAGGTCATGGAGGGGATGGATTGGCTTCTTACCGCCGTCGGCAGGTGTACGTCTCTTCTCGGCTGCACCCCCGACGAGGGTATCTTCGGAGATTTTCAGGATGCCCGTCAGAAGGTGGCTGAAAAGATGGAGTCGGTGGTCGATTCCTTCGAGGCCGGGAAGTTTTTTGCTCCTGCCTTTGTGTTCAGAGAGGAAATACCTCCTCTAATCGACGTAGTACAAAACACTATCGCCGCGTTGGAGGGACAGGTTACGGGACGCAGACAGTGATATAGGCGTTTTTACCGTGGACTTGTCCTGAAGGACGGGGTAGAATTCTTACGCAACGAGAGAGATGTAATAGCTTTGAGGAGGTTTTTTTTATGGGTATGGTTAAGTCTGTCAGGTTGGTAGCTCTTGGGGTTCTTTTCGCTTTGGTCTTTTCGTCCGTCGCGGTAGCGGCAGAGAAGATCGGGGTGATCGAGCCTCAGAAAATTCTTTTTCAGCATCCCAAGTTCGAGCAGGTAACTAAGAGAGTTCAGGCCGTTCTGGATTCCAAGCAGAACGAGGCCAAGTCCGCTATAGAGAAGGCCTCGGACAACAAGAAGAAGGCCGAGATCTACGCTACCAAGAAGCAGGAGGCCGCCATCGAGGAGCAGAAGCTCATGGCTCCTCTCTTCAAGGAGATCAACCTCGCCATAAGGACTGTGGCCAAGGCCAAGGGCATAACCGTCGTTTTGGACAAGGCGCAGGTTTTCTACGGCGGTGTGGACCTCACCGAGGACGTCATCCAGCAGCTCAAGAAGATGAACCTTTCCCAGTGATAGAGGGGATGGATTTTTCGGGGCCCCGCCGTTCGGCGGGGCCTTTTCGTCGTCTGTTGGTAACGGATCTGGACGGAACGCTACTGGACGGCAAGGGCAGTATGTCTTCCACCACCGTTTTGGCCTTGGAAAGGCTGAGGTCCGACGGTTGGGATATCTCCGTGGCCAGCGGAAGGATTCTCGGTTCCGCCTTGCCACATATCCTGGCGGTCGGGGCGGAGCTTCCGTCGATTCTATACGATGGGGCCAGGATAATTGATAGACGAGGCCAGGTGTACTGGGAGGCCCAGATGGATCGTGATCTTGTGACGGAGGTCCTTCGTCTCGGCTGGGAGCAGGGGGTCGAGGTTCAGGCTATGGGGGACGAGTTGGTCTTCTGTAGGCCTCAGGACCTCGGAACCATAGAGTTTTTCGAGTCCGTCGGCGTTCCTTACTCTCCGTCTCTTGCCGGTCCCGAGGCCGATCTCGGTAGGGTCTTCCGGGTTATGTTTCACGATCGTTCCCGGTCGGAAGGCAGGGGCATCTCCGAGATGCTCAAATCGGCTCTCGGCGGAAGGGCCGAGGTCGTCTTGGCGGGAAACGGATTCGTCGACGTTTTGCCTTTCGGGGTGAACAAGGGAAGCGCTCTGAAAAGGTTGCTGGACATGGTGGATGTGGAGTACGATATAGTCGTCGCCGTAGGGGATAACGAAAACGACATGGAGTTGTTGCGCAGGGCAGATGTCCCTGTGGCGATTTCCTCCGCTCCCGGGGATCTTCTGGCTCTCGCTTCCTGGACAGTTCCATGTCCAGAGATGGGCGGCGCAGATGTCCTTGTGGATCGGCTTTTAAAGATCGAGAAGGAGGAGTACGTAAATGGCTGAGATTTCGAGATGGTGCGTCGAGGATATGGTCATTCCGGAGAACTGCAACATAGTGTTGGGGCAGAGCCATTTCATAAAGACCGTAGAGGACCTTTACGAGGCTCTTGTGACCTCGTCGCCTTCGCTGGAATTCGGCGTAGCCTTCTGCGAGGCCTCGGGAGATTGTCTAATTCGAAAGGATGGCAACGCTCCCGACCTGGTCGAGACGGCGGTTGAGAACGCCGGAAAGATCGCTGCTGGTCATAGTTTCGTCGTCCTTTTGAGAAACGGCTATCCCATAAACGTGTTGGACCGTATAAAAGGGTGTCAGGAGGTTTGCCGGATTTTCGCCGCCACGGCGAATCCGATTCAGGTTTTGGTCGCGGAGACGGAGCAGGGCAGAGGGGTTGTAGGCGTGGTGGACGGCTTCGTTCCCAAGGGAGTCGAGTCCGAGGAGGATGTAGCGGCCAGAAAAAGCCTCCTCAAAGATATCATAGGATACAAAAGGTGAGCTTCCGAAGCTTTGGAGTGGCTCTTTTTCTCCTTTTGCTGACGGCCCTGTCCTCGGCGGAGGCCGAGGTTCCCCGCTCGGTGGAGGAGGGGTGGGCCTGGCCGATCGCGGTGATACCGCCTTCCGACGGTTGGGACAGCCCTTCCGGCCGGTCTGTGGCTCCCGTGGTGGAGTACGCTCAAGGGCTTGTCAACGACAGTATCGAGGGGATAAAGGAACACGACGTCTTTTTGCGCCTGGAGTCGGGCGACGTGTTCGATTCTTCCGACATGGCCCGTTGGAGAAAAGAGGGTTTTCTGGCGGTGATCTCCTTCGCCGACGAGAGGGTCAACCGTGTGCTGGCCGATTCGTGGCGACAGGGAGATCCGGTGTTGCTCTTGGCGGACGATTCCTCCACAGTTTTGAGGGACGAAAAGGAGGTCGTAAAGGCAGGACTTTTTTCACTTGACCTTCACGATTCCTACGTTACAAGGGCCGCCGTCGAGACCGCCGTATCGATCCTTCCTCCCGCGAGCGAGGTGGGGCTTTTATCCGATCGTCTGGCCCAGTCTCTTTCCAGAGGAGCCAGAGCCGTCTCGAGAGGCCTGAGAGAGGGAGGGCTCAATTCTCAGGTTTTCTGGGTTGCCGGAGGGGGCACCGATTCGTTTTCCATGATGGCTCAGGAGATGCTGGGCTTCGGATCCGATATGGTAGTGGTCTGGATGACCGACATGGCAGCCAGGGAATTTTACCGGCAGTTGAGGGTGCTGGATGGATCCGTTCCGGTATGGTCCGGTGGGGCTTCTCTGGACGGTATCGTCGGTTTAGAGGGAATAATGACTGTCGATCAGGATCTGCCCCTTAGGCTCGACAAAGCTATCAAGACCCTCAAGACCGACGTCTGGGATGCCACCAGGGTTCGGGTTCCGGACAGCCCTCTGGCTGCCAAGGCCTACGCCTGCTGTCAGTGGGTATTTCAGGGGCTGAAAGACGTACAGAAGGCCGATCCCGAGCACTTGGCCAAGGTAATGGCGTCCACCAAGGGAATTCCTCTAGGATCGGAGAACTTGGAGATAAACCCCGTTACCCATCGTCCTTCTGTGAAGAAGGTGGCGGTCATAAGGGCAAAAAAAGGAAAATGGATTCAGGACGAGATATTCTCCCTTTCCGAGTCCGGAGCCGGCTATTACTTCGGAACTCCTAAAAATGAATAATTATTTGTTATTTTTATTGATAAGACAGTCTGTTTGTGATAAAATCTTCCTAGAAGATGACCTGCTGAGGAGGGGTGTTAAGTGAGATATGCTATAGCATTTGATTTAGATCAAGATACTCTCTCTAAGAGTTATCCCAATCCAAGTTATACTAACGCATATAATGATATAAAGAAAATCTTAGAGGATCACGGTTTTAGCAGACGTCAAGGTAGTGTGTATTTTGGCAATGAAACCGTTGATGCTGTCAAATGTGTCCTGGCGGCCCAAAAGCTAGCTAAAGAATTTTCTTGGTTCCCCTCTAGCGTAAAGGACATCAGGATGCTAAGGGTTGAGGATGATAACGATTTAAGAGAGGCTATCGAGAGTATTTAAAAAAGAGCAGAGTTCCATGTTTTTCCTTAACAGTGGAGCTCTGCTCTTTTTGTCGTTATTTATGTCTTTTTTTCAGCTCTCTCCAGATCTCTCCCGGAGACAGGTCCGAGGCCAATAGTCCCACCAGCAGATGGTAGACCAGGTCCGCTGCTTCGTAGATAGTCTGTTTCCTGTCCTCGGTGGCTATCGCCAGGGCCGTCTCCACCCCTTCCTCCCCGATCTTCTGGGCGACCCGGCTCTTGGGCCCGGCGATCAGTCTGGCCGTGTAGCTTTCCTCCGGCGAGTCCTGGGATCTCTTCTTCAGGTAAGCCCACAGACGGCCCAGAAATACGGGAGAATCGTCGTCGTTTCCATGGATGAAGCGGTAGAAGCAGCTGATCTTCCCTGTGTGGCACGCCGGTCCCATGGGATGCACTCTGGCAAGGACGGCGTCGCAGTCGCAGTCTATCTGCAACGACGCCAGAGGCAGCCTGTTGCCGCTTGTCATTCCTTTGTGCCATATCTCTTTTCTGGATCGACTGTAGAAGACCATCTCGCCTCTCTCCAGGGTCAGCCTCATGGATTCCTCGTTCCCGTAGGCCAGCATGAGGACCTCTCCGCTGTCGGCGTCCTGTACCACCACCGGTACCAGGCCGTCGGGACCGTATTTTATGTCTTCCGGTTTCATCTGCATCGTCCTCTCATATCCTGACCGGGATTTTCGCCCCGACGAGGTACCCCTTCACATCTCCTATCCTAAGCTTACCGTAGTGGAAGATCGACGCTGCCAGGGCTGCGTCCGCTCCGGCTCGAAAGGCCTGAAGTATGTGTTCTTCCTTTCCCGCTCCTCCCGATGCTATCACCGGGACGGTGGCTTTAAGGGATACTCGTCTCAGAAGCTTGAGGTCGTAGCCCGCCTCCGTTCCATCTCCGTCCATCGATGTCAGGAGTATTTCGCCGCAGCCCAGTTTCTGGGCTTTTTCTATCCATTCCAGTCCGTCCAGGTCGGTTTTATTCGCTCCTCCCTGGATATAGACGGCCCAGCGGCCGTTTTCCCTCTTGACGTCCACCGCAACCACCACGGCCTGGCTTCCCAGCAGTCTCGAACATCTCTCTATCAGAGAGGGGTCTTTTACCGCGGCGGTGTTCAGGGAGATCTTATCCGCTCCGAGGGCTATTATCTCTCTGGCCTGTTCCGCCGAGGATATTCCTCCCCCGACGGTGAAGGGTATGGTCAGGCGATCCGCCACGGCTTTTACCCATTCGGCCATGGTGGCCCTTCTTTCTTCCGAGGCGCTTATGTCCAGCAGGACAAGCTCGTCCGCTCCCTCGGAGGAGTAGAGCTCCGCCAGCTCCGCCGGATCTCCGGCGTCCTTCAGGTTTACGAAGTTTATGCCCTTTACCACCCGTCCGTTCTTAACGTCCAGGCAGGGTATTATCCTCTTGGTCAGCATATCCCGAATTCCTCGACGGCCTCTCGGAGATCTACCGTGCCTTCGTAGATGCTTTTGCCGAGCACTGCTCCGGATACGCCGATTTCGGCCAGGTCGGCCAGGTCTTTTTTGTCCCTTATGCCTCCCGCCGCCAGGATCCGTCCGTCCGTTTTTTTCAGCCTTTCGTAGAGCTTCAGGTCCGGTCCGGAGGCGGTGCCGTCTCTGGATACCGACGTGACCAGAAAAGTGGAGTAGCCGATCCGGAGGAGTTCCGTTATAGCCTCCTCCGGAGGGAGTTGGGTTACCTCGGTCCATCCGGATAGCGCCACGGTTCCGTTTTTGACGTCTACCGATGGCACGATGGAGTTGCCGAACCTTTTCCACAGGGTCCTCGGCGATCCCTTGAACAGCAGGCTTCCCAGGTATACCCTTTTCGCTCCGGAGGAGAGGGCCAGGGCTACGTCCTCCTCCGTTCTCAGTCCCCCTCCGTATTGAACCGGCAGGCCGGTGGAGGCTGCCACCTTTTCCAGCTCTTTCAGGTGGACCGGAGAGCCTTTTTCCGCTCCCTCCAGATCTATAAGATGTATCCAGCGGGCTCCCGCCTCTGCGAAGGATAGGGCTGTTTCCACCGGGTCGTCTCCGTATTCCTTTATCTTTTCGAAGTCTCCTCCGGTCAACCTGACGACCTTTCGGCTGTATAGGTCTATGGCTGGGTATATCTCGATTTTTTTCATCGGCCTAGTTCCTCCAGTATTCGGTCCAGTATGGCGTGTCCTACGTCGCCGCTTCGTTCCGGGTGAAACTGAAGCCCCATGACGGAGTCTTTCCTTACGGCGGAGACGAAGGCGACTTTTCCCGCCTCGGTCGTGGCTGCCCGGTCCTTCGAGTTTTTAAGGCCGTAGCTGTGGACGAAGTAAAGGTAGCTGCCGTCGAAGGGCTTTAGTATGGGGTCTTCCGTGGATATGTCGTTCCATCCCATGTGGGGCAGAGGGGTCATGTCCAGTTTTTCCGATTTTCCCTCTATGAGTCCAAGCCCTCGGTGGCTCCCGTTTTCGTCGCTTCCTTCGGCGAAGAGCTGCATTCCGAGACATATTCCGAGAAGGGGCCTTTCTCTATCGGCCCATTCGATAAGGGCCCGGTCCCAGCCTTTTTTTCTCAGAGAATCCATCGCCGGTCCGAAAGCCCCGACTCCGGGCAGAACGATGGTGGATACGGATTCGGGGATCTCGTCGGGGGATTCGAGCAGCACGCCGGATCTGCCGAGTCTTTTAAGGGCCCTCATAACGTTGCCCAGGTTCCCGGCACCGTATTCCACTATGCCAACCTGTTTCACAGGAGTCTACCCTTGGTGGAGTTCAGGTCGCTCGATTCGGCAAGTGCTTGGCCGAGGGCCCGTCCAGCTCCTTTGAAGATGGCCTCCGCGAGGTGGTGGGAGTTATCCACCGCCAGGGCCTTTACGTGCACCGTGGCCCTGGCCTCCCTGGAGAAGGCCCTCCAGAACTCCGGTATCAGCTCCAGATCGAAGGTTCCGCATTTTTCCGTGGGAAACGGGGCTTCCATGGTGAGGCTTCCTCTGCCGCTCAGGTCCACCGCCACCAGTGCCAGAGATCCATCCATCGGCAGTGCGCACCAGCCGTATCTTTCGTATTTGCGCCCCTCTAGAGACTTCAGCAGGGCGGATCCCAGGACTATGGCGAGGTCCTCCGTCAGATGGTGTTCGTCGACGTCGTCTCCTCTGGCGGATATCTTAAGGCTCATTCCGCCGTGGAAGGCCATCAGGGTGAGCATGTGGTCCATGAAGCCGCATCCCGTGTCTATGTCGACGGACCTTTCCTCGGGGGAGATGTCCAGCGACAGACATATGGAGGTCTCCTTAGTCCCCCTTTTAAGGGTTGTCATGCCACCACCTCCCCTACCAGTCCCTTCATGTTTTCCAGCACCGGTTTTATGCCGTTCCATCCGAGGGAGGCGCTTTTCCTGCTGGCCACCAGACGGAGGGACACGGGAGCCACCTTTTCCAGTGTAACCAGGCCGTTGGCCTTGAGGGTCGTGCCGGTCTGGACGATGTCCAGTATGCAGTCGGTCATGCCGAGCATGGGGGCCAGCTCTATCGATCCGTTCAGATGGACTATCTCCACCTGGACTCCTCTTCTTGAGAAGTGGTCGTCGGCTATCTTTGGGTACTTGCTGGCGACTCTGAGCCACATGAGCTCCGATCTGTGGCAGCGAAACCTCTCGCCGAGCTCGGGAGGTCCCGCCACCTGGAGAGAGCATCGACCCATTCCCGTGTCCAGAAGCTCCACCAGTCTGGCCCCAGATTCCCACATCACGTCGCTTCCCACCAGAGCGAGGTCCGCCACGCCTCTGTCGACGTAGAGGGGAACGTCCATGGGTTTTGCCAGGATATAGCGTATTTTGTCTTCCTCTATCACCAGTTCTCTGCCGGGGTTGCTCAGTTTTTTCGACGGGAGCCCGGCTTCCCTCAGAAGTTCTATCGCCTCTTTCATAACTCGTCCCGTCGGCAGGGCTATGGTCAGCATGAGCCTTTCTCCTCTCTGTTTCGAAACCAGACCTCCAGGCTCGCCGTATTTCCGCCTTCCCTGGATATATCGGTCACTGTGTCGTTTTCCGGATCGTACCACCAGGAGTATCCCTTGGCTTTGGCTCGGGCCATTCCCGAGTCTCCGTCGTGGCTCCAGGTTATCTCGGTGGTGAGCCCTGCGTCGTGGAAGGCGGAGCATCTGGACAGGACCAGGTCCGGCGGTGTTCCTCCTCCTTTGATGGCCACTATCGGTTCCGGGTTCCTGTAGATCGAGTGTCTGGCCAGTTCCTCCAGATCGAGTCCGAAGCCTATGGCCTGGCCGCTGAGGCCGTAGGAGCCTAACAGGCTGTCGTATCGTCCTCCGCCTCCCAGAGATTTTCCCGATTCGGGGGAGTAGACGTCGAAGACCGGTCCGCTGTAGTAGTCCAGCTCTCTGATCGATCCCAGGTCGAAGGCTATTCTGTCCGATTTTCCCATCCTTCCGAGGATCTCACTGATGTTGTCCAGGGATCGAAGGGACTCTGCTCCTGTCAGTTTTCTGGCCTCGTCCAGCACCTCCGGGCCTCCCTTCAGCTCCGGAAGGGCCTCCAGAAGCCTGTTTTCCTTGGATCGGCATCCGGACAGAAGTTTAAAGTAGGTTCTGTATGATCCTTCCTGAAGGGCCTTCAGCAGGTCGGATTTAAGCTCCTCGTCCAGTTTCTCCATGGCGTTGTCCACTAGGGTGACGTCGCTCAGAACGAGCTTTCCGTCGATCAGCCCCAGAGAGTCCAGTCCCTCCAAAAGAAGGGAGAGGATCTCCACGTCGGCACCCTCTCCCTCCCATCCGAGCAGCTCGGCTCCGATCTGAAATTTCTCCAGGTCCCCGCCTGGAGCGGGGTTTCTGTAGAGACGATCGGCGTAGCACATCCTGAGAGGCCGTTCCTGAGGGGAGTAATGGTTCGCCAGATAGTTCACCGCCGCCAGTGTTATGTCGGAACGAAGACAGCAGGGCTCTCCCATGGGAGAGGTCAGTACCAGAAGGCTCTCCCTTATGGTTCGAGGAAGAAGATCCCAGGAGGTCTCCAGCAACTGGAGCCCGGAAGACCAGAAGAGGCGGTATCCGTGTCGGTTGAAGAGGCTTATGAATCGATGTCGGCATCTCTCCATGGCTATGGCCATGCGTCCTCCGGTGCTTCTGCACCCTGCCGGTAACCGTCTCATCGATCTCGAAGATGTCATTGGGATCTCTCCTTTATCATGCTAAAGCGATAGTATGGTGTCGTGCGGGATCATACCATCGTGAGGTCGTCCTGTAAAGTGGTCAGGACAGGCCTGTGACGGTACAATGATCCGGTGAAGGTCGAAACGGAGGCTGTTTCTTATGGCGAAGAAGAACGAGGTAAGATACGTCTGTTCCGAGTGCGGCTACGTCAGCCTGTCTCCCATGGGACGCTGTCCCGGCTGCGGAGAGTGGGGGACCGTTGAGGCCGAGGTTCTGTCGGTCTCGACTGAGGGCAGAAAGAGCGGATCGTCCCCCCTTTCTCCCCGGTCCATACTGGGGCTGAAGCCCCCGAAGCGGCTGCCCTCGGGGATAGGGGAGCTGGACCGGGTTATGGGAGGAGGCTGGGTCGAGGGCGGAGTCGTCCTCCTCGGTGGACAGCCCGGTATCGGGAAGTCCACTTTGTTGTTGCAGGTCTGCGGGAACCTGGCCAGATCGGGCTCCAAGGTGCTGTACGTCTCGGGGGAGGAGTCCGCTTCCCAGGTGGCTTTGAGGGCATCCAGGCTGGGGGCCGACTCGGAGGGACTGGAGCTGCTTTGCATAGCCGACGTAGAGATGGCTCTGGGGTCCCTGAACGATCACGGTCTAGTGGTGATAGACAGCGTTCAGGCCATGAAGGATCCCGGAGAGGGAGGCTGGCCCGGCACTCCGAGCCAGGTCAGGGCCACGGCTCAGAGGTGTATAGACACGGCCAAGTCCAAGGGGATTCCGATGGTGCTGGTCGGCCATATAACCAAGGAGGGCCGCATAGCCGGGCCCATGTTGCTGGAGCATATGGTGGATACGGTCCTTTTATTCTCGGGAGACGACGGGTCTCCCTACAGGACCTTGAGGGCCACCAAGAACAGATACGGAGGGACAGACGAGGTCGGACTCTTCCAGATGGGCGAGAGGGGGTTGAACCCGGTCGACGATCCCAGCGGCCTTTATTGGGATAGAGGTGATCAGTCGGTTCCGGGAGTGGCTCTCACCGTGGTGATGGAGGGAAGCCGAGCCTTGGTCGCAGAGGTTCAGGCTCTTGCCGCATCGACCAGTTTCGCCTATCCCAGACGGACCGCCAGGGGTACTTCGGTTAACAAGCTCCATTTGCTGCTGGCGGTGCTTCAGAAAAGATGCGGTTTAACTTCCTCCGGATTGGACGTCTACGTAAACGTGGCGGGAGGGATGGACCTTAGGGATCCCGGGGCCGATCTGGCCCTGGCTCTCTCTTTGGCGTCTTCCGCCATGGACAGGGCTCTTCCGTCGGACTGCTGTCTCTTGGGAGAGGTCGGTCTGGTAGGCGAGATAAGGCCGGTCGGCCGGACCGGACAGAGGCTAAGGGAGGCTGCCCGGTTGGGATTCAGAAGCGCCGTGGTCAGCGCCAGGGAGAAGGAGGAAGCCCCTAGGGGGATGGATGTGATGGCGGTCAGGTCTCTGGCTGAGGCCATGGCCCGATTAGGGCTGAACTAGCGATAAGTCGATTTTGTAGGTATAATCGGCGAGTTCAGATAGAACCTGGAGGAGGACGAACTGGCTATGGATTACGATTTTCGATCCATCGAGAGCAAATGGCAGGCCTATTGGGAGGAGAACAAGACCTTCAAGGCCGAGGAGGACCCCGCGATTCCCCGGGATAAGCGTCGTTATGTACTGGATATGTTTCCCTATCCCTCCGGGGCGGGGCTACACGTCGGCCATCCCGAGGGCTACACAGCCACGGATATATACTGTCGTTTCCTGAGGATGAAGGGCTACGCCGTTTTGCATCCCATGGGATTCGATTCTTTCGGCCTTCCGGCGGAGAACTACGCCATAAAGACCGGAACCCACCCGGTCGTGACGACCGAGAGGAACATAGAGCGTTTCAGAGAGCAGATAAAGTCGTTGGGATTCTCCTACGACTGGGACAGGGAGGTCTCCACCCACAAGTCGGATTACTACCGCTGGACTCAGTGGATATTCCTGAAACTTTTCGAAAAGGGG carries:
- the hisG gene encoding ATP phosphoribosyltransferase; the protein is MLTIALPTGRVMKEAIELLREAGLPSKKLSNPGRELVIEEDKIRYILAKPMDVPLYVDRGVADLALVGSDVMWESGARLVELLDTGMGRCSLQVAGPPELGERFRCHRSELMWLRVASKYPKIADDHFSRRGVQVEIVHLNGSIELAPMLGMTDCILDIVQTGTTLKANGLVTLEKVAPVSLRLVASRKSASLGWNGIKPVLENMKGLVGEVVA
- a CDS encoding ATP phosphoribosyltransferase regulatory subunit; translation: MTSSRSMRRLPAGCRSTGGRMAIAMERCRHRFISLFNRHGYRLFWSSGLQLLETSWDLLPRTIRESLLVLTSPMGEPCCLRSDITLAAVNYLANHYSPQERPLRMCYADRLYRNPAPGGDLEKFQIGAELLGWEGEGADVEILSLLLEGLDSLGLIDGKLVLSDVTLVDNAMEKLDEELKSDLLKALQEGSYRTYFKLLSGCRSKENRLLEALPELKGGPEVLDEARKLTGAESLRSLDNISEILGRMGKSDRIAFDLGSIRELDYYSGPVFDVYSPESGKSLGGGGRYDSLLGSYGLSGQAIGFGLDLEELARHSIYRNPEPIVAIKGGGTPPDLVLSRCSAFHDAGLTTEITWSHDGDSGMARAKAKGYSWWYDPENDTVTDISREGGNTASLEVWFRNREEKGSC
- the radA gene encoding DNA repair protein RadA, whose translation is MAKKNEVRYVCSECGYVSLSPMGRCPGCGEWGTVEAEVLSVSTEGRKSGSSPLSPRSILGLKPPKRLPSGIGELDRVMGGGWVEGGVVLLGGQPGIGKSTLLLQVCGNLARSGSKVLYVSGEESASQVALRASRLGADSEGLELLCIADVEMALGSLNDHGLVVIDSVQAMKDPGEGGWPGTPSQVRATAQRCIDTAKSKGIPMVLVGHITKEGRIAGPMLLEHMVDTVLLFSGDDGSPYRTLRATKNRYGGTDEVGLFQMGERGLNPVDDPSGLYWDRGDQSVPGVALTVVMEGSRALVAEVQALAASTSFAYPRRTARGTSVNKLHLLLAVLQKRCGLTSSGLDVYVNVAGGMDLRDPGADLALALSLASSAMDRALPSDCCLLGEVGLVGEIRPVGRTGQRLREAARLGFRSAVVSAREKEEAPRGMDVMAVRSLAEAMARLGLN